The proteins below are encoded in one region of Micromonospora pisi:
- a CDS encoding metallopeptidase family protein has translation MTSPDHRRPGPGHRTRRDRHGRGLRGRLVPATVPLARTKAEIFDDLVLDTVETLERRFAKELAGVEFAVEDVPPDLNVYDTDVLEDGEVPLARLLPGRPGRQEVPPRIVLYRRPLEFRAMDREDLADLVHDVIIEQVANLLGVDPDELA, from the coding sequence ATGACCAGTCCGGACCATCGCCGCCCGGGACCCGGACACCGTACCCGCCGGGACCGCCACGGCCGCGGCCTGCGCGGTCGGCTGGTGCCGGCGACGGTGCCGCTGGCGCGTACCAAGGCCGAGATCTTCGACGATCTTGTGCTCGACACGGTGGAGACCCTGGAACGCCGCTTCGCCAAGGAACTGGCGGGCGTGGAGTTCGCCGTCGAGGACGTGCCGCCGGATCTGAACGTCTACGACACCGACGTGCTGGAGGACGGCGAGGTGCCGTTGGCCCGACTGCTGCCCGGCCGGCCGGGTCGGCAGGAGGTGCCGCCCCGGATCGTGCTCTACCGCCGGCCGTTGGAGTTCCGGGCGATGGACCGGGAGGACCTGGCCGACCTGGTCCATGACGTGATCATCGAACAGGTGGCGAACCTGCTCGGCGTCGATCCCGACGAACTGGCCTGA
- a CDS encoding WhiB family transcriptional regulator, giving the protein MDGRLEVADLLGNAPEWQERALCSQTDPEAFFPEKGGSTREAKRICSRCEVKAECLEYALGHDERFGIWGGLSERERRKLKRRVA; this is encoded by the coding sequence ATGGACGGCCGACTCGAGGTGGCCGACCTGCTCGGGAATGCGCCGGAGTGGCAGGAGCGAGCGCTCTGCTCGCAGACTGACCCGGAGGCGTTTTTTCCCGAGAAGGGCGGCTCGACCCGTGAGGCAAAGCGGATCTGCTCGCGCTGCGAGGTCAAGGCCGAATGCCTGGAATACGCGCTCGGGCACGACGAACGGTTCGGCATCTGGGGCGGACTCTCGGAACGGGAGCGCCGCAAGCTCAAGCGCAGGGTCGCCTGA
- a CDS encoding DUF3499 domain-containing protein: protein MRSPRRCSRNGCPRQAVATLTYVYNESTAVVGPLAAFAEPHTYDLCEPHARSLTAPRGWDVVRHEGEFEPPPPTTDDLVALAEAVREAARPVQRQDEIDIDLPPGQQTGRRGHLRVIPPAK, encoded by the coding sequence GTGAGGTCACCACGGCGTTGCTCGCGTAACGGCTGCCCCCGTCAGGCCGTCGCCACGCTGACCTATGTCTACAACGAGTCGACCGCCGTGGTTGGTCCGCTGGCCGCCTTCGCCGAGCCGCACACCTACGACCTCTGTGAGCCGCACGCCCGTAGTCTGACCGCCCCCCGGGGCTGGGACGTGGTCCGGCACGAGGGTGAGTTCGAACCGCCGCCGCCCACCACCGACGACCTGGTCGCACTCGCCGAGGCCGTACGCGAGGCGGCCCGCCCGGTGCAGCGGCAGGACGAGATCGACATCGATCTGCCGCCGGGGCAGCAGACCGGCCGTCGCGGCCATCTTCGGGTCATTCCGCCCGCTAAATAG